Proteins encoded within one genomic window of Aspergillus nidulans FGSC A4 chromosome VII:
- a CDS encoding uncharacterized protein (transcript_id=CADANIAT00008090) has protein sequence MTRDFRTRVGAESRLEVDRPVRVGPGKPVKPSEPPPL, from the exons ATGACGAGGGATTT CAGGACGAGAGTCGGAGCCGAGTCTCGACTTGAGGTTGATCGCCCAGTAAGAGTTGGTCCAG GAAAGCCGGTAAAACCTTCTGAGCCTCCTCCTTTGTAG